A genomic stretch from Capricornis sumatraensis isolate serow.1 chromosome 4, serow.2, whole genome shotgun sequence includes:
- the LMF2 gene encoding lipase maturation factor 2 isoform X3 → MAGSRLPRQLFLQGVAAVFMFAFASLYTQIPGLYGPEGILPARRTLRPQGKGRWQQLWETPTLLWEAPLLGLDTAQGLELLSLLGTVLALGALLTRPLRHPLVYLLLWAAYLSVCQVGQVFLYFQWDSLLLETGFLAVLVAPLGLPPNHKQSPQGRPGVVSPHEGLPFWLVRWLLFRLMFASGVVKLTSRCPAWWGLTALTYHYETQCLPTPAAWFAHHLPVWLHKLSVVATFLIEIAVPPLFFAPVLLQALIVITGNYNFFNLLTLVLATALLDDTHLAAKSSTSRRKRTPSSWPKALLAMLALLLELAVYGLLAYGVVHCFGLEVDWEQHVVRSRTTFTFHQFSQWLKMVTLPTMWLGAASLAWELLTALWRWVQVRGSLQKLCAAVPLSVLGTATVALFLISLVPYSYMEPSSHGRLWTGAHRLFGTVEHLQLANSYGLFRRMTGLGGRPEVVLEGSYDGHQWTEIEFMYKPGNLSRPPPIVVPHQPRLDWQMWFAALGPHTHSPWFTSLVLRLLQGKAPVIRLIQNHTPSYPFHKQPPTYVRAQRYKYWFSHPWEQGQWWRRQWVEEFFPSVSLGDPALDMLLGQFGLQDKSPPRARGSSNTLSQALHWIRKQLSPLEAPALLWGLLGAVGAIKVMQALLGPQSLPRSKEEKHKPASQEDSVAASKQASPAPNSSSSSQIPRRKKSP, encoded by the exons GCCTGTATGGCCCGGAGGGCATACTGCCTGCCCGGAGGACACTGCGGCCCCAGGGAAAGGGCCGCTGGCAGCAGCTGTGGGAGACCCCCACGCTGCTGTGGGAGGCGCCGCTTCTGGGGCTGGACACTGCCCAGGGCCTGGAGCTGCTGAGCCTGCTGGGCACCGTGCTGGCCCTGGGTGCTCTGCTGACGCGTCCACTGCGCCACCCCCTCGTGTACCTGCTGCTCTGGGCCGCCTACCTGTCTGTCTGCCAG GTGGGCCAGGTGTTTCTTTATTTCCAGTG GGATTCCCTGCTGCTGGAGACAGGTTTCCTGGCCGTGCTGGTGGCCCCTCTGGGGCTGCCCCCCAACCACAAGCAGTCCCCCCAGGGCAGGCCAGGAGTGGTCTCCCCCCATGAAGGCCTCCCCTTCTGGCTTGTGCGCTGGTTGCTGTTCCGCCTCATGTTTGCTTCGGGTGTGGTCAAGCTGACTAGCCGTTGCCCCGCATGGTGGGGGCTCACTG CCCTCACCTACCACTACGAGACTCAGTGCCTGCCCACGCCGGCCGCCTGGTTTGCCCACCACCTGCCCGTCTGGCTGCACAAGCTCAGCGTGGTGGCCACCTTCCTCATCGAGATTGCGGTGCCCCCTCTCTTCTTCGCTCCG GTTTTGCTGCAAGCCCTGATTGTCATCACTGGCAACTACAACTTCTTCAACCTGCTCACCCTGGTGCTGGCCACCGCCCTCCTGGATGACACACACCTGGCTGCCAAGTCTAGCACCAGCCGCCGCAAGAGGACGCCCAGCT CCTGGCCCAAGGCCCTGCTGGCCATGCTGGCCCTGCTGCTGGAGTTGGCCGTCTACGGGCTGCTGGCCTACGGCGTGGTGCACTGCTTCGGCCTGGAGGTGGACTGGGAGCAGCACGTCGTTCGGTCCAGAACCA CCTTCACCTTCCACCAGTTCTCCCAGTGGCTGAAGATGGTGACCCTCCCCACCATGTGGCTGGGCGCGGCCTCTCTGGCCTGGGAACTGCTGACCGCCCTCTGGAG GTGGGTGCAGGTGCGAGGGTCGCTGCAGAAGCTCTGTGCTGCCGTGCCGCTGTCCGTCCTTGGCACTGCCACGGTTGCTTTGTTCCTGATCAGCCTG GTGCCCTATTCCTACATGGAGCCCTCGAGCCATGGGCGCCTCTGGACCGGGGCCCACCGCCTGTTTGGCACCGTGGAGCACCTGCAGCTGGCCAACTCCTACGGCCTTTTCCGCCGAATGACGGGCCTGGGTGGGCGGCCGGAGGTGGTGCTGGAGGGCAGCTATGATGGGCACCAGTGGACG GAGATCGAGTTCATGTACAAACCTGGGAACCTGAGCCGGCCGCCCCCCATCGTGGTGCCCCACCAGCCGCGCCTCGACTGGCAGATGTGGTTCGCAGCCCTGGGCCCTCACACGCACAGCCCCTGGTTCACCAGCCTGGTGCTCCGCCTGCTGCAGGGCAAGGCGCCTG TGATCCGCCTCATCCAGAACCACACGCCCAGTTACCCCTTCCACAAGCAGCCACCCACGTACGTGCGGGCCCAGCGCTACAAGTACTGGTTCTCACATCCTTGGGAGCAGGG CCAGTGGTGGCGACGCCAGTGGGTGGAAGAATTCTTCCCATCCGTGTCCCTCGGGGACCCAGCATTGGACATGCTGCTCGGGCAGTTTGGCCTTCAG GACAAAAGCCCACCCCGGGCCCGCGGCTCCAGCAACACCCTGAGCCAGGCCCTCCACTGGATACGGAAACAGCTGTCTCCCCTGGAGGCCCCCGCCCTGCTCTGGGGGCTCCTAGGGGCTGTGGGGGCCATCAAGGTCATGCAGGCCCTGCTGGGCCCGCAGTCCCTGCCTCGGAGCAAGGAGGAGAAGCACAAGCCAGCCTCCCAGGAGGACTCGGTAGCCGCCAGCAAGCAAGCTTCCCCAGCccccaacagcagcagcagctcccagaTCCCCCGGCGGAAGAAGTCGCCGTGA
- the LMF2 gene encoding lipase maturation factor 2 isoform X1 yields MAGSRLPRQLFLQGVAAVFMFAFASLYTQIPGLYGPEGILPARRTLRPQGKGRWQQLWETPTLLWEAPLLGLDTAQGLELLSLLGTVLALGALLTRPLRHPLVYLLLWAAYLSVCQVGQVFLYFQWDSLLLETGFLAVLVAPLGLPPNHKQSPQGRPGVVSPHEGLPFWLVRWLLFRLMFASGVVKLTSRCPAWWGLTALTYHYETQCLPTPAAWFAHHLPVWLHKLSVVATFLIEIAVPPLFFAPVRRLRLAAFYSQVDGVLSHQKDKQDVTLLCTAQRAPLGMGVCYRAVRRAWWAEELVSLGCEGVPVWRMSVLGRQGWLRKGRERHAKLGFSAGAGGSLRGGKRRQGKWSGRAEARRQLGEHRGLQESSAGEIWRALEAGSEGPGEGAARELSPDRLQVLLQALIVITGNYNFFNLLTLVLATALLDDTHLAAKSSTSRRKRTPSSWPKALLAMLALLLELAVYGLLAYGVVHCFGLEVDWEQHVVRSRTTFTFHQFSQWLKMVTLPTMWLGAASLAWELLTALWRWVQVRGSLQKLCAAVPLSVLGTATVALFLISLVPYSYMEPSSHGRLWTGAHRLFGTVEHLQLANSYGLFRRMTGLGGRPEVVLEGSYDGHQWTEIEFMYKPGNLSRPPPIVVPHQPRLDWQMWFAALGPHTHSPWFTSLVLRLLQGKAPVIRLIQNHTPSYPFHKQPPTYVRAQRYKYWFSHPWEQGQWWRRQWVEEFFPSVSLGDPALDMLLGQFGLQDKSPPRARGSSNTLSQALHWIRKQLSPLEAPALLWGLLGAVGAIKVMQALLGPQSLPRSKEEKHKPASQEDSVAASKQASPAPNSSSSSQIPRRKKSP; encoded by the exons GCCTGTATGGCCCGGAGGGCATACTGCCTGCCCGGAGGACACTGCGGCCCCAGGGAAAGGGCCGCTGGCAGCAGCTGTGGGAGACCCCCACGCTGCTGTGGGAGGCGCCGCTTCTGGGGCTGGACACTGCCCAGGGCCTGGAGCTGCTGAGCCTGCTGGGCACCGTGCTGGCCCTGGGTGCTCTGCTGACGCGTCCACTGCGCCACCCCCTCGTGTACCTGCTGCTCTGGGCCGCCTACCTGTCTGTCTGCCAG GTGGGCCAGGTGTTTCTTTATTTCCAGTG GGATTCCCTGCTGCTGGAGACAGGTTTCCTGGCCGTGCTGGTGGCCCCTCTGGGGCTGCCCCCCAACCACAAGCAGTCCCCCCAGGGCAGGCCAGGAGTGGTCTCCCCCCATGAAGGCCTCCCCTTCTGGCTTGTGCGCTGGTTGCTGTTCCGCCTCATGTTTGCTTCGGGTGTGGTCAAGCTGACTAGCCGTTGCCCCGCATGGTGGGGGCTCACTG CCCTCACCTACCACTACGAGACTCAGTGCCTGCCCACGCCGGCCGCCTGGTTTGCCCACCACCTGCCCGTCTGGCTGCACAAGCTCAGCGTGGTGGCCACCTTCCTCATCGAGATTGCGGTGCCCCCTCTCTTCTTCGCTCCGGTTCGCCGCCTGCGGTTGGCTGCCTTCTACTCCCAGGTCGATGGGGTCCTTAGCCATCAGAAAGACAAGCAGGATGTGACCTTGCTCTGCACTGCCCAGAGGGCTCCACTGGGGATGGGTGTCTGCTACCGGGCAgtcagaagggcctggtgggcagaGGAGCTCGTTAGCCTGGGGTGTGAAGGTGTGCCTGTGTGGAGGATGTCTGTTCTGGGTCGGCAGGGGTGGCTGAGGAAGGGCCGTGAGAGGCACGCCAAGCTTGGGTTTTCTGCGGGTGCTGGTGGGAGCCTTCGAGGGGGTAAGCGAAGGCAGGGGAAGTGGAGTGGGAGAGCAGAGGCCAGGAGGCAACTCGGAGAGCACAGGGGCCTGCAGGAGAGCTCGGCGGGGGAGATCTGGAGGGCCCTGGAAGCAGGCTCCGAAGGGCCCGGGGAGGGGGCGGCCCGGGAGCTGAGTCCAGACCGTCTCCAGGTTTTGCTGCAAGCCCTGATTGTCATCACTGGCAACTACAACTTCTTCAACCTGCTCACCCTGGTGCTGGCCACCGCCCTCCTGGATGACACACACCTGGCTGCCAAGTCTAGCACCAGCCGCCGCAAGAGGACGCCCAGCT CCTGGCCCAAGGCCCTGCTGGCCATGCTGGCCCTGCTGCTGGAGTTGGCCGTCTACGGGCTGCTGGCCTACGGCGTGGTGCACTGCTTCGGCCTGGAGGTGGACTGGGAGCAGCACGTCGTTCGGTCCAGAACCA CCTTCACCTTCCACCAGTTCTCCCAGTGGCTGAAGATGGTGACCCTCCCCACCATGTGGCTGGGCGCGGCCTCTCTGGCCTGGGAACTGCTGACCGCCCTCTGGAG GTGGGTGCAGGTGCGAGGGTCGCTGCAGAAGCTCTGTGCTGCCGTGCCGCTGTCCGTCCTTGGCACTGCCACGGTTGCTTTGTTCCTGATCAGCCTG GTGCCCTATTCCTACATGGAGCCCTCGAGCCATGGGCGCCTCTGGACCGGGGCCCACCGCCTGTTTGGCACCGTGGAGCACCTGCAGCTGGCCAACTCCTACGGCCTTTTCCGCCGAATGACGGGCCTGGGTGGGCGGCCGGAGGTGGTGCTGGAGGGCAGCTATGATGGGCACCAGTGGACG GAGATCGAGTTCATGTACAAACCTGGGAACCTGAGCCGGCCGCCCCCCATCGTGGTGCCCCACCAGCCGCGCCTCGACTGGCAGATGTGGTTCGCAGCCCTGGGCCCTCACACGCACAGCCCCTGGTTCACCAGCCTGGTGCTCCGCCTGCTGCAGGGCAAGGCGCCTG TGATCCGCCTCATCCAGAACCACACGCCCAGTTACCCCTTCCACAAGCAGCCACCCACGTACGTGCGGGCCCAGCGCTACAAGTACTGGTTCTCACATCCTTGGGAGCAGGG CCAGTGGTGGCGACGCCAGTGGGTGGAAGAATTCTTCCCATCCGTGTCCCTCGGGGACCCAGCATTGGACATGCTGCTCGGGCAGTTTGGCCTTCAG GACAAAAGCCCACCCCGGGCCCGCGGCTCCAGCAACACCCTGAGCCAGGCCCTCCACTGGATACGGAAACAGCTGTCTCCCCTGGAGGCCCCCGCCCTGCTCTGGGGGCTCCTAGGGGCTGTGGGGGCCATCAAGGTCATGCAGGCCCTGCTGGGCCCGCAGTCCCTGCCTCGGAGCAAGGAGGAGAAGCACAAGCCAGCCTCCCAGGAGGACTCGGTAGCCGCCAGCAAGCAAGCTTCCCCAGCccccaacagcagcagcagctcccagaTCCCCCGGCGGAAGAAGTCGCCGTGA
- the LMF2 gene encoding lipase maturation factor 2 isoform X4: MCPPTGLYGPEGILPARRTLRPQGKGRWQQLWETPTLLWEAPLLGLDTAQGLELLSLLGTVLALGALLTRPLRHPLVYLLLWAAYLSVCQVGQVFLYFQWDSLLLETGFLAVLVAPLGLPPNHKQSPQGRPGVVSPHEGLPFWLVRWLLFRLMFASGVVKLTSRCPAWWGLTALTYHYETQCLPTPAAWFAHHLPVWLHKLSVVATFLIEIAVPPLFFAPVRRLRLAAFYSQVLLQALIVITGNYNFFNLLTLVLATALLDDTHLAAKSSTSRRKRTPSSWPKALLAMLALLLELAVYGLLAYGVVHCFGLEVDWEQHVVRSRTTFTFHQFSQWLKMVTLPTMWLGAASLAWELLTALWRWVQVRGSLQKLCAAVPLSVLGTATVALFLISLVPYSYMEPSSHGRLWTGAHRLFGTVEHLQLANSYGLFRRMTGLGGRPEVVLEGSYDGHQWTEIEFMYKPGNLSRPPPIVVPHQPRLDWQMWFAALGPHTHSPWFTSLVLRLLQGKAPVIRLIQNHTPSYPFHKQPPTYVRAQRYKYWFSHPWEQGQWWRRQWVEEFFPSVSLGDPALDMLLGQFGLQDKSPPRARGSSNTLSQALHWIRKQLSPLEAPALLWGLLGAVGAIKVMQALLGPQSLPRSKEEKHKPASQEDSVAASKQASPAPNSSSSSQIPRRKKSP, encoded by the exons ATGTGCCCTCCCACAGGCCTGTATGGCCCGGAGGGCATACTGCCTGCCCGGAGGACACTGCGGCCCCAGGGAAAGGGCCGCTGGCAGCAGCTGTGGGAGACCCCCACGCTGCTGTGGGAGGCGCCGCTTCTGGGGCTGGACACTGCCCAGGGCCTGGAGCTGCTGAGCCTGCTGGGCACCGTGCTGGCCCTGGGTGCTCTGCTGACGCGTCCACTGCGCCACCCCCTCGTGTACCTGCTGCTCTGGGCCGCCTACCTGTCTGTCTGCCAG GTGGGCCAGGTGTTTCTTTATTTCCAGTG GGATTCCCTGCTGCTGGAGACAGGTTTCCTGGCCGTGCTGGTGGCCCCTCTGGGGCTGCCCCCCAACCACAAGCAGTCCCCCCAGGGCAGGCCAGGAGTGGTCTCCCCCCATGAAGGCCTCCCCTTCTGGCTTGTGCGCTGGTTGCTGTTCCGCCTCATGTTTGCTTCGGGTGTGGTCAAGCTGACTAGCCGTTGCCCCGCATGGTGGGGGCTCACTG CCCTCACCTACCACTACGAGACTCAGTGCCTGCCCACGCCGGCCGCCTGGTTTGCCCACCACCTGCCCGTCTGGCTGCACAAGCTCAGCGTGGTGGCCACCTTCCTCATCGAGATTGCGGTGCCCCCTCTCTTCTTCGCTCCGGTTCGCCGCCTGCGGTTGGCTGCCTTCTACTCCCAG GTTTTGCTGCAAGCCCTGATTGTCATCACTGGCAACTACAACTTCTTCAACCTGCTCACCCTGGTGCTGGCCACCGCCCTCCTGGATGACACACACCTGGCTGCCAAGTCTAGCACCAGCCGCCGCAAGAGGACGCCCAGCT CCTGGCCCAAGGCCCTGCTGGCCATGCTGGCCCTGCTGCTGGAGTTGGCCGTCTACGGGCTGCTGGCCTACGGCGTGGTGCACTGCTTCGGCCTGGAGGTGGACTGGGAGCAGCACGTCGTTCGGTCCAGAACCA CCTTCACCTTCCACCAGTTCTCCCAGTGGCTGAAGATGGTGACCCTCCCCACCATGTGGCTGGGCGCGGCCTCTCTGGCCTGGGAACTGCTGACCGCCCTCTGGAG GTGGGTGCAGGTGCGAGGGTCGCTGCAGAAGCTCTGTGCTGCCGTGCCGCTGTCCGTCCTTGGCACTGCCACGGTTGCTTTGTTCCTGATCAGCCTG GTGCCCTATTCCTACATGGAGCCCTCGAGCCATGGGCGCCTCTGGACCGGGGCCCACCGCCTGTTTGGCACCGTGGAGCACCTGCAGCTGGCCAACTCCTACGGCCTTTTCCGCCGAATGACGGGCCTGGGTGGGCGGCCGGAGGTGGTGCTGGAGGGCAGCTATGATGGGCACCAGTGGACG GAGATCGAGTTCATGTACAAACCTGGGAACCTGAGCCGGCCGCCCCCCATCGTGGTGCCCCACCAGCCGCGCCTCGACTGGCAGATGTGGTTCGCAGCCCTGGGCCCTCACACGCACAGCCCCTGGTTCACCAGCCTGGTGCTCCGCCTGCTGCAGGGCAAGGCGCCTG TGATCCGCCTCATCCAGAACCACACGCCCAGTTACCCCTTCCACAAGCAGCCACCCACGTACGTGCGGGCCCAGCGCTACAAGTACTGGTTCTCACATCCTTGGGAGCAGGG CCAGTGGTGGCGACGCCAGTGGGTGGAAGAATTCTTCCCATCCGTGTCCCTCGGGGACCCAGCATTGGACATGCTGCTCGGGCAGTTTGGCCTTCAG GACAAAAGCCCACCCCGGGCCCGCGGCTCCAGCAACACCCTGAGCCAGGCCCTCCACTGGATACGGAAACAGCTGTCTCCCCTGGAGGCCCCCGCCCTGCTCTGGGGGCTCCTAGGGGCTGTGGGGGCCATCAAGGTCATGCAGGCCCTGCTGGGCCCGCAGTCCCTGCCTCGGAGCAAGGAGGAGAAGCACAAGCCAGCCTCCCAGGAGGACTCGGTAGCCGCCAGCAAGCAAGCTTCCCCAGCccccaacagcagcagcagctcccagaTCCCCCGGCGGAAGAAGTCGCCGTGA
- the LMF2 gene encoding lipase maturation factor 2 isoform X2 encodes MAGSRLPRQLFLQGVAAVFMFAFASLYTQIPGLYGPEGILPARRTLRPQGKGRWQQLWETPTLLWEAPLLGLDTAQGLELLSLLGTVLALGALLTRPLRHPLVYLLLWAAYLSVCQVGQVFLYFQWDSLLLETGFLAVLVAPLGLPPNHKQSPQGRPGVVSPHEGLPFWLVRWLLFRLMFASGVVKLTSRCPAWWGLTALTYHYETQCLPTPAAWFAHHLPVWLHKLSVVATFLIEIAVPPLFFAPVRRLRLAAFYSQVLLQALIVITGNYNFFNLLTLVLATALLDDTHLAAKSSTSRRKRTPSSWPKALLAMLALLLELAVYGLLAYGVVHCFGLEVDWEQHVVRSRTTFTFHQFSQWLKMVTLPTMWLGAASLAWELLTALWRWVQVRGSLQKLCAAVPLSVLGTATVALFLISLVPYSYMEPSSHGRLWTGAHRLFGTVEHLQLANSYGLFRRMTGLGGRPEVVLEGSYDGHQWTEIEFMYKPGNLSRPPPIVVPHQPRLDWQMWFAALGPHTHSPWFTSLVLRLLQGKAPVIRLIQNHTPSYPFHKQPPTYVRAQRYKYWFSHPWEQGQWWRRQWVEEFFPSVSLGDPALDMLLGQFGLQDKSPPRARGSSNTLSQALHWIRKQLSPLEAPALLWGLLGAVGAIKVMQALLGPQSLPRSKEEKHKPASQEDSVAASKQASPAPNSSSSSQIPRRKKSP; translated from the exons GCCTGTATGGCCCGGAGGGCATACTGCCTGCCCGGAGGACACTGCGGCCCCAGGGAAAGGGCCGCTGGCAGCAGCTGTGGGAGACCCCCACGCTGCTGTGGGAGGCGCCGCTTCTGGGGCTGGACACTGCCCAGGGCCTGGAGCTGCTGAGCCTGCTGGGCACCGTGCTGGCCCTGGGTGCTCTGCTGACGCGTCCACTGCGCCACCCCCTCGTGTACCTGCTGCTCTGGGCCGCCTACCTGTCTGTCTGCCAG GTGGGCCAGGTGTTTCTTTATTTCCAGTG GGATTCCCTGCTGCTGGAGACAGGTTTCCTGGCCGTGCTGGTGGCCCCTCTGGGGCTGCCCCCCAACCACAAGCAGTCCCCCCAGGGCAGGCCAGGAGTGGTCTCCCCCCATGAAGGCCTCCCCTTCTGGCTTGTGCGCTGGTTGCTGTTCCGCCTCATGTTTGCTTCGGGTGTGGTCAAGCTGACTAGCCGTTGCCCCGCATGGTGGGGGCTCACTG CCCTCACCTACCACTACGAGACTCAGTGCCTGCCCACGCCGGCCGCCTGGTTTGCCCACCACCTGCCCGTCTGGCTGCACAAGCTCAGCGTGGTGGCCACCTTCCTCATCGAGATTGCGGTGCCCCCTCTCTTCTTCGCTCCGGTTCGCCGCCTGCGGTTGGCTGCCTTCTACTCCCAG GTTTTGCTGCAAGCCCTGATTGTCATCACTGGCAACTACAACTTCTTCAACCTGCTCACCCTGGTGCTGGCCACCGCCCTCCTGGATGACACACACCTGGCTGCCAAGTCTAGCACCAGCCGCCGCAAGAGGACGCCCAGCT CCTGGCCCAAGGCCCTGCTGGCCATGCTGGCCCTGCTGCTGGAGTTGGCCGTCTACGGGCTGCTGGCCTACGGCGTGGTGCACTGCTTCGGCCTGGAGGTGGACTGGGAGCAGCACGTCGTTCGGTCCAGAACCA CCTTCACCTTCCACCAGTTCTCCCAGTGGCTGAAGATGGTGACCCTCCCCACCATGTGGCTGGGCGCGGCCTCTCTGGCCTGGGAACTGCTGACCGCCCTCTGGAG GTGGGTGCAGGTGCGAGGGTCGCTGCAGAAGCTCTGTGCTGCCGTGCCGCTGTCCGTCCTTGGCACTGCCACGGTTGCTTTGTTCCTGATCAGCCTG GTGCCCTATTCCTACATGGAGCCCTCGAGCCATGGGCGCCTCTGGACCGGGGCCCACCGCCTGTTTGGCACCGTGGAGCACCTGCAGCTGGCCAACTCCTACGGCCTTTTCCGCCGAATGACGGGCCTGGGTGGGCGGCCGGAGGTGGTGCTGGAGGGCAGCTATGATGGGCACCAGTGGACG GAGATCGAGTTCATGTACAAACCTGGGAACCTGAGCCGGCCGCCCCCCATCGTGGTGCCCCACCAGCCGCGCCTCGACTGGCAGATGTGGTTCGCAGCCCTGGGCCCTCACACGCACAGCCCCTGGTTCACCAGCCTGGTGCTCCGCCTGCTGCAGGGCAAGGCGCCTG TGATCCGCCTCATCCAGAACCACACGCCCAGTTACCCCTTCCACAAGCAGCCACCCACGTACGTGCGGGCCCAGCGCTACAAGTACTGGTTCTCACATCCTTGGGAGCAGGG CCAGTGGTGGCGACGCCAGTGGGTGGAAGAATTCTTCCCATCCGTGTCCCTCGGGGACCCAGCATTGGACATGCTGCTCGGGCAGTTTGGCCTTCAG GACAAAAGCCCACCCCGGGCCCGCGGCTCCAGCAACACCCTGAGCCAGGCCCTCCACTGGATACGGAAACAGCTGTCTCCCCTGGAGGCCCCCGCCCTGCTCTGGGGGCTCCTAGGGGCTGTGGGGGCCATCAAGGTCATGCAGGCCCTGCTGGGCCCGCAGTCCCTGCCTCGGAGCAAGGAGGAGAAGCACAAGCCAGCCTCCCAGGAGGACTCGGTAGCCGCCAGCAAGCAAGCTTCCCCAGCccccaacagcagcagcagctcccagaTCCCCCGGCGGAAGAAGTCGCCGTGA